From Musa acuminata AAA Group cultivar baxijiao chromosome BXJ3-8, Cavendish_Baxijiao_AAA, whole genome shotgun sequence, one genomic window encodes:
- the LOC135645831 gene encoding uncharacterized protein LOC135645831 isoform X3, whose amino-acid sequence MARRITNYHRTSRRFRSTPYPLPSYHRPIPEREENLKKAASFTLEKKDWKGATCPVCMEFPHNAVLLLCSSHDKGCRPYMCATSYRYSNCLEQFKKANAKMTSTLDNRIHYSPAWKKSEVRELVCPLCRGQVKGWTAVEPAREYLNKKRRSCMQDNCSFIGNYKELRKHVRTDHPCAKPHAVDPTLEQKWRNLEYQTERADVISTIRSSMPRAVILGDYVIEMGDSDPDSDYDNEDDDGFFDNGNVIFGRRNHRSFFNALLRESTRHRRLSRNHVSEVGEGSSGYLPTIVDHASLDATFSYPLEEYDDEESTISIIHPERQHHRRRSLGRSVHGARLL is encoded by the coding sequence ATGGCAAGAAGAATCACGAACTACCACAGAACATCTCGTAGGTTTAGGTCAACTCCATATCCATTGCCTTCATATCACCGACCTATtccagaaagagaagaaaatttgaAGAAAGCAGCATCCTTCACTTTGGAAAAAAAGGATTGGAAGGGTGCGACCTGCCCGGTGTGCATGGAATTCCCACACAATGCTGTCCTCCTCCTTTGCTCATCTCATGACAAGGGCTGCCGCCCCTACATGTGTGCAACCAGCTACCGCTATTCTAATTGTCTTGAACAGTTCAAGAAGGCAAATGCTAAAATGACATCAACATTGGACAATCGGATCCACTATTCGCCTGCATGGAAGAAATCTGAGGTAAGAGAGCTAGTGTGTCCCCTGTGCCGTGGCCAGGTGAAGGGATGGACTGCGGTTGAACCAGCACGAGAATATCTCAACAAGAAGAGGAGAAGCTGCATGCAAGACAACTGCTCATTTATTGGGAACTACAAGGAGCTCCGTAAACACGTGAGAACTGATCACCCTTGTGCTAAGCCCCATGCCGTGGATCCTACTCTTGAACAGAAATGGAGAAATCTCGAGTACCAGACAGAACGGGCAGATGTGATCAGCACGATAAGGTCTTCGATGCCTAGGGCAGTTATACTGGGGGACTATGTGATAGAAATGGGTGATAGTGACCCTGATAGTGATTATGACAACGAGGATGATGATGGTTTTTTTGACAATGGAAATGTGATCTTTGGCAGGAGGAATCATCGGAGTTTCTTTAATGCTCTCCTCCGAGAGTCGACTCGACATCGGAGGCTTAGCAGGAACCATGTATCTGAGGTTGGGGAAGGCAGCAGCGGCTATCTTCCAACCATTGTtgatcatgcttctcttgatGCAACTTTTAGTTATCCGTTGGAGGAATATGATGACGAGGAAAGTACCATAAGTATAATCCATCCCGAAAGGCAGCATCATCGTCGTAGGAGCCTTGGGAGATCGGTACATGGTGCTAGATTATTGTAG
- the LOC135645831 gene encoding uncharacterized protein LOC135645831 isoform X2 → MVPYHTEPTSKHRYDFCEMARRITNYHRTSRRFRSTPYPLPSYHRPIPEREENLKKAASFTLEKKDWKGATCPVCMEFPHNAVLLLCSSHDKGCRPYMCATSYRYSNCLEQFKKANAKMTSTLDNRIHYSPAWKKSEVRELVCPLCRGQVKGWTAVEPAREYLNKKRRSCMQDNCSFIGNYKELRKHVRTDHPCAKPHAVDPTLEQKWRNLEYQTERADVISTIRSSMPRAVILGDYVIEMGDSDPDSDYDNEDDDGFFDNGNVIFGRRNHRSFFNALLRESTRHRRLSRNHVSEVGEGSSGYLPTIVDHASLDATFSYPLEEYDDEESTISIIHPERQHHRRRSLGRSVHGARLL, encoded by the exons atggtaccgtaccataccgagccaacctcaaaacatcggtacg ATTTTTGTGAGATGGCAAGAAGAATCACGAACTACCACAGAACATCTCGTAGGTTTAGGTCAACTCCATATCCATTGCCTTCATATCACCGACCTATtccagaaagagaagaaaatttgaAGAAAGCAGCATCCTTCACTTTGGAAAAAAAGGATTGGAAGGGTGCGACCTGCCCGGTGTGCATGGAATTCCCACACAATGCTGTCCTCCTCCTTTGCTCATCTCATGACAAGGGCTGCCGCCCCTACATGTGTGCAACCAGCTACCGCTATTCTAATTGTCTTGAACAGTTCAAGAAGGCAAATGCTAAAATGACATCAACATTGGACAATCGGATCCACTATTCGCCTGCATGGAAGAAATCTGAGGTAAGAGAGCTAGTGTGTCCCCTGTGCCGTGGCCAGGTGAAGGGATGGACTGCGGTTGAACCAGCACGAGAATATCTCAACAAGAAGAGGAGAAGCTGCATGCAAGACAACTGCTCATTTATTGGGAACTACAAGGAGCTCCGTAAACACGTGAGAACTGATCACCCTTGTGCTAAGCCCCATGCCGTGGATCCTACTCTTGAACAGAAATGGAGAAATCTCGAGTACCAGACAGAACGGGCAGATGTGATCAGCACGATAAGGTCTTCGATGCCTAGGGCAGTTATACTGGGGGACTATGTGATAGAAATGGGTGATAGTGACCCTGATAGTGATTATGACAACGAGGATGATGATGGTTTTTTTGACAATGGAAATGTGATCTTTGGCAGGAGGAATCATCGGAGTTTCTTTAATGCTCTCCTCCGAGAGTCGACTCGACATCGGAGGCTTAGCAGGAACCATGTATCTGAGGTTGGGGAAGGCAGCAGCGGCTATCTTCCAACCATTGTtgatcatgcttctcttgatGCAACTTTTAGTTATCCGTTGGAGGAATATGATGACGAGGAAAGTACCATAAGTATAATCCATCCCGAAAGGCAGCATCATCGTCGTAGGAGCCTTGGGAGATCGGTACATGGTGCTAGATTATTGTAG
- the LOC135645831 gene encoding uncharacterized protein LOC135645831 isoform X1 encodes MYRSVCPSVSLGTWYRTIPSQPQNIDFCEMARRITNYHRTSRRFRSTPYPLPSYHRPIPEREENLKKAASFTLEKKDWKGATCPVCMEFPHNAVLLLCSSHDKGCRPYMCATSYRYSNCLEQFKKANAKMTSTLDNRIHYSPAWKKSEVRELVCPLCRGQVKGWTAVEPAREYLNKKRRSCMQDNCSFIGNYKELRKHVRTDHPCAKPHAVDPTLEQKWRNLEYQTERADVISTIRSSMPRAVILGDYVIEMGDSDPDSDYDNEDDDGFFDNGNVIFGRRNHRSFFNALLRESTRHRRLSRNHVSEVGEGSSGYLPTIVDHASLDATFSYPLEEYDDEESTISIIHPERQHHRRRSLGRSVHGARLL; translated from the exons atgtaccgctcggtatgccctagcgtatcgctcggtacatggtaccgtaccataccgagccaacctcaaaacatcg ATTTTTGTGAGATGGCAAGAAGAATCACGAACTACCACAGAACATCTCGTAGGTTTAGGTCAACTCCATATCCATTGCCTTCATATCACCGACCTATtccagaaagagaagaaaatttgaAGAAAGCAGCATCCTTCACTTTGGAAAAAAAGGATTGGAAGGGTGCGACCTGCCCGGTGTGCATGGAATTCCCACACAATGCTGTCCTCCTCCTTTGCTCATCTCATGACAAGGGCTGCCGCCCCTACATGTGTGCAACCAGCTACCGCTATTCTAATTGTCTTGAACAGTTCAAGAAGGCAAATGCTAAAATGACATCAACATTGGACAATCGGATCCACTATTCGCCTGCATGGAAGAAATCTGAGGTAAGAGAGCTAGTGTGTCCCCTGTGCCGTGGCCAGGTGAAGGGATGGACTGCGGTTGAACCAGCACGAGAATATCTCAACAAGAAGAGGAGAAGCTGCATGCAAGACAACTGCTCATTTATTGGGAACTACAAGGAGCTCCGTAAACACGTGAGAACTGATCACCCTTGTGCTAAGCCCCATGCCGTGGATCCTACTCTTGAACAGAAATGGAGAAATCTCGAGTACCAGACAGAACGGGCAGATGTGATCAGCACGATAAGGTCTTCGATGCCTAGGGCAGTTATACTGGGGGACTATGTGATAGAAATGGGTGATAGTGACCCTGATAGTGATTATGACAACGAGGATGATGATGGTTTTTTTGACAATGGAAATGTGATCTTTGGCAGGAGGAATCATCGGAGTTTCTTTAATGCTCTCCTCCGAGAGTCGACTCGACATCGGAGGCTTAGCAGGAACCATGTATCTGAGGTTGGGGAAGGCAGCAGCGGCTATCTTCCAACCATTGTtgatcatgcttctcttgatGCAACTTTTAGTTATCCGTTGGAGGAATATGATGACGAGGAAAGTACCATAAGTATAATCCATCCCGAAAGGCAGCATCATCGTCGTAGGAGCCTTGGGAGATCGGTACATGGTGCTAGATTATTGTAG
- the LOC135644001 gene encoding vacuolar protein sorting-associated protein 9A-like — protein sequence MEGGGGDAFGSSTAPLTWHDFLERMRHPSAADFVKSIKSFIVSFSNKAPDPENDSAAVQDFLTNMEGAFRAHTLWAGSSEEELESAGEGLEKYVMTKLFSRVFASVPEDANSDGELYEKMALLQQFVRPENLDIQPAFQNETSWLLAQKELQKINMYKAPRDKLVCILNCCKVINNLLLNASIASNENPPGADEFLPVLIYVTIKANPPQLHSNLLYIQRYRRQSRLVSEAAYFFTNILSAESFIWNIDAQALSMDEIEFQKKMESARAHLMGLSTGTEHQQTETHLDAMEERLKSNRELDNTASVEGHQVPNQSYSINKDVDRKYKRLINRLSISDLEKKGTTDILKEENVNKYFQEYPFLFANAGDLTVDDVGSLLNCYKQLVLRYVALSKGMGIGNESLSLPNTETPSELSSVKESEYVAEMEMKVEDHEEVSRKGGSSVEDLILQMDDAESKKVADDSTAEVSP from the exons ATggagggcggcggcggcgacgcctTCGGCTCCTCCACCGCCCCTCTCACCTGGCACGACTTCTTGGAGCGGATGCGGCACCCCTCCGCCGCCGATTTCGTCAAATCGATCAAGAG CTTCATTGTCTCCTTTTCAAACAAAGCTCCTGATCCAGAAAATGACAGTGCTGCTGTTCAGGATTTTCTTACCAACATGGAAGGAGCATTTAGAGCCCATACGCTTTGGGCTGGTAGTTCAGAAGAAGAATTGGAAAGTGCTGGAGAG GGTCTGGAGAAATATGTCATGACAAAACTTTTCAGCCGTGTATTTGCATCAGTTCCAGAAGATGCAAACAGTGATGGAGAACTTTATGAGAAGATGGCTTTACTACAACAATTTGTACGACCTGAAAATTTGGATATACAGCCGGCCTTCCAAAATGAAACATCATGGCTG CTTGCACAGAAGGAACTGCAGAAGATTAATATGTACAAGGCTCCTAGAGACAAACTTGTTTGTATCCTCAATTGTTGCAAAGTCATTAATAACTTactattaaatgcttcaatcgcgTCAAATGAGAACCCTCCAGGAGCAGATGAGTTCCTCCCTGTCCTCATTTATGTTACCATAAAG GCAAACCCTCCACAACTCCATTCAAACCTGTTATACATACAGCGTTATAGGCGTCAGTCACGTTTAGTCTCTGAAGCTGCATACTTCTTCACAAATATCCTGTCTGCAGAATCTTTTATCTGGAATATTGATGCACAAGCACTTTCAATGGATGAGATAGAATTCCAAAAGAAAATGGAATCTGCCAGAGCACATCTTATGGGCCTATCAACTGGCACAGAACATCAGCAAACTGAAACCCATCTGGATGCCATGGAAGAAAGGTTGAAATCTAACAGGGAACTGGATAACACAGCATCTGTCGAAGGACATCAAGTCCCGAACCAATCATATAGTATAAACAAAGATGTAGATCGCAAGTATAAACGTCTAATTAACAGGCTGTCGATCTCAGATCTAGAGAAGAAAGGAACCACTGACATTTTGAAGGAGGAAAATGTAAACAAATATTTTCAGGAGTACCCATTCTTATTTGCTAATGCTGGAGATCTAACAGTTGATGATGTAGGAAGCCTCCTGAATTGCTACAAGCAGCTCGTGCTTCGGTATGTAGCTCTTTCAAAAGGAATGGGCATCGGTAATGAATCTCTTTCTCTACCCAACACAGAAACACCATCTGAACTTTCAAGTGTCAAGGAATCTGAATATGTAGCAGAAATGGAAATGAAAGTCGAGGACCACGAAGAAGTTAGCAGAAAAGGGGGCAGTTCTGTCGAGGATTTGATCTTGCAAATGGATGATGCAGAGTCCAAGAAAGTTGCAGACGATTCGACTGCTGAAGTAAGTCCATGA